The stretch of DNA aataaattttaagtaatgAAAAATACGATAAACAACTTGTTTGTGCACATCAATGTGATAAGAAATATATTGGCTTAGTTTTTTAAACAGCATAAATAATGTCAGGTCTGGTAATGTTAAggtaaatcaatcttttaatgAGTCTTCTTTGTTTTGAAGGATCTTATCATATTGTTCAATCATTTTAGATCGTTGAAAGAATAAACCAGGGCAATAGAGTTAGGTTAGACTCCAAGCATACTTGTGTAACAGAAGATGTCTAATTTATACTTCCCTTGAAAAATAGTAATATAGCATTATGTTGAGCTATCTCTACTCTTAGAAAATATTGAAGATTCCCAATATCTTTGTTTTAAAAATGTCATTCAAAAGCTTAGTTATATTATGAATcttatattaatgttattaccAATAAGGGTAAGATCATCaacataaataagaaaaacaatgaTATCAGTATTTTAGtacttaataaataaagagtGATTATAAATAGCTTGATTAAAATCATGAGTTTGAAGGAAATAAGACAACCAAGAGTACCATTGTTTACTCACTTGTTCTATATCATATAAGTATCTATTTAATTTGCAAACCATATTAAGATCCTTGTTATATCTTGGAGGCAATTGCACATAGACTTCTTCGTTTAGATTCCCATGCAAGAATGTGTTATTAACATCTATTTGTTTAAGGTGTAATTTCTTTACGTCCACAAGATGAGACACACAATGGTTAGTTTTATAACTGAAGAAACGAGTATCAAGAAACATCTAAACCTTTTTATGTAAATCCTTTGGCAACGAGTCTTGATTTGTAACATTCCAAGGATTTGACAACTTTGTATGTCACTTTGTATACCTATTTATTGCTAATGACTTGTTTATGTTGGGGCGAGGTAACAATGGTCCAAGGATTATTGATTTCAAGAGCCTTGATTTCCTTTTCCATGACTTTAAACCACTTAGAATCTTCGATGACTTCATTATAAGATATCAGTTAAAAAGTACAAGTGacaatgaaaatatatgttatgtTCAAGGGATAatctatataataaatataatttaatataggaTATTTTACCTATTGTGAGTTTTGACAAGATTTTGTAAGAATATTGTGATTATACTTCAAATAAATAGGAAGTTTCCTCGTACGAGTAAATCgtgtaaaattattataagtgaATATTGTTTAATAggataaatattatttctattttcattaaaatgaaTATGTCCTTGAGTGGTTAGGAgagtttttcttgttttgcttCTCTTCTTTGTTctcttcattctctttttttcttcttcttctttatttgtgATGGTTATAACACTTCTTTTGAAGTCCTTGTTGCACATCTCCCAGATGGACAAAGTTGATGAGAAAATTTCCCCATATTAGTCAATAGTTACTTATATTTGGATCCTAGTGAGAATCTCCATacctttttagttttttctttacttGATTCGACTTATCTTTCTTGAAGTCATTATATGATTACTTCTTTAAACGGAGAGAACAAGTTACAATTCATGACGgtctaatattaatttttttgatatcTAAAAGGATCTTTATTCATGTATAGTAATGTTTATACCTAAATATTGAGATTCGTAAAAACTCAAGAGAAATCACTCTTATTTGTGTAATATTTCGATGtttagaaaaaaagttaagtGAGTTTCTTCTAAAGTTAAAACTAACATGCATAAGTTCAGAGGCATAACATAATGTTGACATAGGGGAGTCACAGCTCccccaacatttttttttaattttctatatattttaaaaaaatatatttatttatactaatttagtttaaataaaccttttctaaatttaaaacccccaacatttttttttaattttctatatattttaaaaatatatatttatttatactaatttagtttaaataaaccttttctaaatttaaaaatcatgttttccctttttattataatttcttttacttctttatttgttcttttttttgtctccatctctttctcttcttttatttccttCTCAATTctcatcatcaattttttattattttcaaaatcaaattgcaccaGGAAAAAATTGAGGAGTTAAGAAATATTTTGGActgaacaatttcttcttttgagtaagttcattttttacttcttttttgaAGCAATATGCTTTCTTCTTGTATGTGACTTTTCTACACTCTAGTCATATCTCTatctgttagagatcataaaatcatgctctaattgttgatcaaactcttctttgtgtaaATAGAgttattttaggctttgaagttgtgtaagggaagaacaagATTAGGAATCTCTAAGGTAAGGGAATGTAATCATctagaagttattagttttcttagaatattgagtcttgattttaagatttaatttgggatattcataatttaatatttttctaaataggagagatgtgacaaatttatattagaaaaattatggtaaagagtAAAcgaattgatttatttttttcaagtggaaggcttgtgatgaagatgaaaaaagtgCATCtatgttattgttgatgatgaaCTTTATGCTAccctttcatatatattattgtcatattttttggATTCTATTATTACGAGTGCTTATTTTGAATGATgtgaggaaataaaaaaaaattaactaaaaaagtaatttatatataacaaatataataagacccctaaaatttttattcaagTTCCGCTACTGCGTTAATTTGAATAAACTATTGcatataacatatttaaattcttatgtttaattttaatttttatatgaattaatttattttatatatttttttacattctaCTCTCTTGAAACGTTTATAAAGAAATTTGttcaaacaaatttttatgTAAAGATTAGATTACATATTTTACAACACAAACACTGTTCATTCTTAATTTGtccatattaaattattctattatggATGATCCACTTATTATGTTGGCTCGACCAACTTTATTGAAGAGTTCACAACTCATCCATTACATTAAGTCTAAAAgtataaaagtattaatttaaaTCCTCTTTTCTTCACAATAAATATTTGGTCCAAACAACATGGTTCTTTTTACATAATAGAAtatagattttttctttttattttccagtcataacaaaaatatacacATACATCAATTTCTATACAGATCTAACATAAATACACATTACGCATGTTCTATAATGCTGGATCTAAATTGTCCTTCCTGTTTCgcaaaaaataaatggaaataaCTACAATAAGACCTAGCAGTCAAACACTAAGATCCACCATGAAACTTGAAcagtggaaaataaaaaaaaaactaaaagaaaaaatcacgTAATAATTAAATCTGGTAGCTGCAGTTTTTCGCAGATCAATTAATCTATCTCCAAAACCAAATGAAGCCATTGTTTCTCATACTTTTATGGACACAGAACGAACCAGCTTATCATCATCGTCCCTGTAATATTTCTTCATTCTCTTGCTTTTACAGTGAAGCAACTTGAACCAAAACCCACTTTTGCAGGCACTCCTATGATCAGAATCTCTTCTTTGAACAATATCCAATGAACCACACTTACCCTCATGGTTGCTACCACTGAGCAGAAAGACAGAGAGCGAAGAAGAGCTAGTCTTTCCCTCGGCAGAGAAACAGAAGCAATGCATTGGAGACGCAggcgaagaagaagaagaagcagaagCTGAGGAATAATAGGatgaagaataagaagaaagagaagaagaagaagttgaagAAGCAATAGAAGAGGGTGTTCCACGTGAGTTATGAGAAGATAACTGAGCAAGCTTTTCTCTCAAGCAAAGAGAACAGACACCGGGTGATTGGTCGTGTTTGGGGTGCTTCTTGCAGTGGCCATTGCGCTTCACGCGACCAATCACACTGTATGTGTCTTTTTTCTTGCCGAAATGTCGTCTTAGGTTTTCCATTTTGCATCTTTTCGAATGTGGGGAAGTTGGTTGGGTCATATATAGAGGAGACGAAGGCAAAGGGAAAAACGAAGTTTGAGTTTGTCTTCATGTTCGTGTTTGTGTTTTTCCACCAATTTCCGTGATACTTCATGGGTGCTTCCTTGTGTTCTTCCCAAAATGCTCCTTTTGACGTTTTGCTTTAGCCAATTAAGAATTGTTAGAGAGATTACGTGGACGGATGTGATGAAGTCAAGAAGGGCCCACGGGTGGAGTCGGTGGTTCTCATGCTTCTGAGGGCTATCATttctacactttttttttttttattgagggACAAAAAGTTAgagatgaaatgaaaaaaagagttaaataaagggagacaaatattatttttataggtGGAATTAAAAACTTACTCTCATCTAGTACTTTTATTCgttttcatctttatatatttcttttctttaattaagttttttactttaaatttaattgagtttcttttat from Vigna unguiculata cultivar IT97K-499-35 chromosome 8, ASM411807v1, whole genome shotgun sequence encodes:
- the LOC114195312 gene encoding uncharacterized serine-rich protein C215.13-like; the protein is MTQPTSPHSKRCKMENLRRHFGKKKDTYSVIGRVKRNGHCKKHPKHDQSPGVCSLCLREKLAQLSSHNSRGTPSSIASSTSSSSLSSYSSSYYSSASASSSSSPASPMHCFCFSAEGKTSSSSLSVFLLSGSNHEGKCGSLDIVQRRDSDHRSACKSGFWFKLLHCKSKRMKKYYRDDDDKLVRSVSIKV